The following coding sequences lie in one Psychrobacter arenosus genomic window:
- the pqqB gene encoding pyrroloquinoline quinone biosynthesis protein PqqB, with product MYIHVLGSAAGGGFPQWNCNCHNCHGVRQGTIQAKTRTQSSIAISEDGIDWILFNASPDIRQQLFEFKAAQPARQLRDTGITNVVLMDSQLDHTTGLLTLREGCPIPVWCTDMVYQDLTTGFPIFNMLQHWNGGLQYHQIDPKHTFNIDGFSQLEFTPLVIRSSAPPYSPHRNDPHDGDNIALIVKDLKTQKQLFYAPGLGKIDDEVMQIMQASDCVMIDGTLWTDNEMQECGVGTKTGQDMGHLHISGEDGSLHYLDQLENSRKILIHINNTNPILNEESEQAAELKRHGVEVAFDGMQFEL from the coding sequence ATGTATATTCATGTTTTAGGCTCAGCGGCTGGTGGTGGTTTTCCCCAGTGGAATTGCAATTGCCATAATTGTCATGGCGTCCGTCAAGGCACGATTCAAGCAAAAACCCGAACCCAATCCTCGATAGCCATATCAGAAGATGGCATAGATTGGATTCTATTTAACGCTTCCCCTGATATTCGCCAGCAATTATTTGAATTTAAGGCAGCACAACCCGCTCGCCAATTGAGAGATACAGGCATTACGAATGTGGTGTTGATGGACAGTCAGCTTGACCATACGACTGGGCTACTCACTCTGCGCGAAGGTTGTCCGATTCCGGTTTGGTGTACCGACATGGTCTACCAAGATCTCACGACAGGGTTTCCTATTTTCAACATGTTGCAGCATTGGAATGGCGGTCTGCAATACCATCAAATTGATCCAAAACATACCTTTAACATTGACGGTTTTAGCCAGTTAGAATTCACACCGCTGGTTATTAGAAGCTCAGCACCCCCCTACTCGCCGCATCGTAATGATCCCCATGATGGTGATAATATCGCTCTGATTGTCAAAGATTTAAAAACACAAAAACAACTCTTTTATGCGCCAGGTCTAGGCAAGATTGACGATGAGGTTATGCAGATTATGCAAGCTTCTGATTGCGTCATGATTGATGGCACGCTATGGACTGACAATGAGATGCAAGAATGCGGTGTCGGGACTAAAACTGGTCAAGATATGGGTCATTTACACATTAGTGGTGAAGACGGCTCATTGCATTATTTAGATCAACTCGAAAATTCCCGCAAAATATTAATTCATATCAATAACACCAACCCGATATTGAATGAAGAATCTGAACAGGCTGCTGAATTAAAAAGACACGGTGTTGAAGTGGCTTTTGATGGTATGCAGTTTGAACTGTAA
- the pqqA gene encoding pyrroloquinoline quinone precursor peptide PqqA: MKWTKPAFQDIRIGFEVTMYFEAR; the protein is encoded by the coding sequence ATGAAATGGACTAAACCAGCTTTTCAAGACATCCGTATTGGTTTCGAAGTCACTATGTATTTCGAAGCGCGTTAA